In Gymnogyps californianus isolate 813 chromosome 1, ASM1813914v2, whole genome shotgun sequence, the following are encoded in one genomic region:
- the IQUB gene encoding IQ and ubiquitin-like domain-containing protein produces MEDASDSCFEVVTMEKSGAEQPSASSERRAPDAPFSASSETASPVTNENYSTLLELRNSEWEEQTSQNSVLSENTASGTVTGSMIEDDEALRRTRPNFNETIQSEKLHLDQGHFPGTAVQQDYHMPDVITVRIQTDSDSFQDVVVKIERPTYHKPFLGGFKNRITGLEFHNAGSQTIPKKRPDKGIQLFCRETQTVFEKNKPQQTRNTTSTQMTKIGLYVSNMTDKLISPGKYLTAEEYHKRRLEAVIVLQTYFRRWHAINVVQNLREEKRLRLAWEAQEELRRKKEKEEKLRREHERRLNPKTKEDFELLYHALELWRQEETERINRTLTGAERKAAFCGLLEQEAQLIASIGRHKLNADEENQQKAILHFLDKCAQPKRWKAYDGKITEMDTQYTLRARELFEIYRSISMNDIPKDERIDVLLTLRHTVKEHECKLTREIVELIDREVDLMSREVKECNLEGLRKRICTLFLQYIKTPKFNPEVARILKVPPDPLKLYKNVNFCHSCENYLPSTEFPVPANSRTIGRCRLCCKLDNEGRHREAFLKYRLILENLRKSEAGYQDDAKIVFLVQHQDLQYLMENIWGCQSALSACSDLYDLVMVRWDKQHEWSPWNTILLTKDEADAHLKLGNLQKAYEAAFIHRIKHKHIRAKNYFAQIPAMTSFLHRSDNQANANEFLIATPIPTGTKT; encoded by the exons ATGGAAGATGCATCGGATAGTTGCTTTGAAGTTGTTACAATGGAGAAGTCAGGTGCAGAGCAGCCATCTGCATCCTCAGAAAGAAGAGCG CCAGATGCCCCATTCAGCGCATCATCTGAGACTGCGTCTCCTGTTACCAATGAGAATTATTCTACTTTACTTGAATTAAGAAATTCAGAATGGGAAGAACAAACATCTCAAAACTCAGTACTATCAGAGAATACGGCAAGTGGGACAGTAACAG gaagcaTGATTGAGGATGATGAAGCTCTTAGGAGGACTAGGCCTAACTTTAATGAAACTATCCAGTCTGAGAAGTTACATCTTGATCAGGGACACTTTCCTGGGACAGCAGTTCAACAGGATTACCACATGCCTGATGTTATAACTGTCAGAATACAAACAg ATTCTGATTCATTCCAAGATGTAGTTGTAAAAATTGAAAGACCTACCTATCATAAACCATTTCTGGGTGGATTTAAGAACAGGATAACAGGACTGGAATTTCATAACGCAGGATCACAAACGATACCCAAAAAACGACCTGACAAAGGAATTCAATTATTTTGTAGGGAAACGCAG acggtttttgaaaaaaataagccacaacaaacaagaaatacaaCATCAACACAGATGACTAAAATTGGCCTGTATGTGTCAAACATGACTGACAAACTAATAAGTCCTGGAAAGTATCTTACAGCAGAAGAATACCATAAACGTAGACTTGAAGCA GTAATAGTGTTACAGACATATTTCCGTCGTTGGCATGCTATAAATGTCGTACAAAAtctgagggaagaaaagaggttaAGGCTGGCATGGGAGGCACAAGAAGAGTTacggaggaaaaaagagaaggaagaaaaactgagaagGGAACATGAACGAAGACTGAACcctaaaacaaaagaagactTTGAGCTACTGTACCATGCTTTAGAAT TatggaggcaggaggagactgAACGGATTAACAGAACTCTTACTGGAGCTGAAAGAAAGGCAGCATTTTGTGGACTTCTCGAACAAGAGGCACAGCTGATTGCTTCCATTGGGAGACACAAACTAAATGCTGATGAGGAGAATCAACAAAAAGCAATATTGCACTTTCTGGATAAG TGTGCACAACCTAAGAGATGGAAAGCGTATGAtggaaaaatcactgaaatggATACACAGTACACACTCCGTGCCAGAGAACTATTTGAAATCTACCGCAGCATTAGCATGAATGACATCCCAAAAGATGAGAGAATAGATGTGCTGTTAACACTCAGACATACAGTGAag gaacATGAATGCAAATTAACACGGGAAATAGTGGAATTAATTGACAGAGAAGTTGATCTTATGTCGAGAGAGGTGAAAGAATGCAACTTAGAGGGACTGAGGAAAAGAATTTGTacattatttcttcagtatATTAAAACTCCAAAGTTTAACCCTGAAGTTGCTAGGATACTTAAG gTTCCACCAGATCCCttaaaactttataaaaatgttaacttcTGTCATAGTTGTGAAAATTACTTACCATCTACTGAGTTTCCTGTTCCTGCTAATTCCCGCACCATTGGCAGATGTCGCTTGTGTTGCAAGCTTGATAATGAGGGTCGGCATCGAGAAGCATTTTTGAAGTACAGACTTATACTAGAAAATCTCAGAAAGTCTGAAGCTGGTTATCAAGATGATgctaaaattgttttcttagtTCAG catCAAGATCTGCAGTACCTGATGGAGAACATATGGGGCTGTCAGTCAGCTCTCAGTGCCTGCAGCGACCTCTATGATTTGGTTATGGTCAGATGGGATAAGCAGCATGAGTGGTCTCCGTGGAACACTATTCTCCTCACCAAAGATGAGGCAGATGCACATCTTAAGCTGGGTAACCTTCAGAAG
- the NDUFA5 gene encoding NADH dehydrogenase [ubiquinone] 1 alpha subcomplex subunit 5 isoform X1, protein MAGALRKTTGLVGLAVAENPHERLRILYTKILGVLQNIPKDAAYRKYTEQIVNQRFNLVQMETDVQKLEDKLNSGHIEEVIVQAENELSLARKMIQWKPWEPLIEEPPSDQWRWPI, encoded by the exons ATGGCGGGGGCGCTGAGGAAG ACCACTGGACTTGTAGGATTGGCTGTAGCTGAAAACCCTCATGAG CGCCTGCGAATACTGTACACAAAAATCCTTGGTGTCCTGCAAAACATTCCCAAAGATGCAGCATATAGGAAGTACACTGAGCAGATTGTAAATCAGCGATTTAATTTGGTGCAAATG GAGACTGATGTGCAAAAACTAGAGGACAAACTGAATAGTGGTCACATAGAAGAAGTCATTGTACAG GCTGAAAATGAGCTTTCCCTGGCAAGAAAAATGATACAGTGGAAACCATGGGAGCCTCTAATTGAAGAACCTCCTTCTGACCAGTGGAGATGGccaatataa
- the NDUFA5 gene encoding NADH dehydrogenase [ubiquinone] 1 alpha subcomplex subunit 5 isoform X3, which translates to MAGALRKTTGLVGLAVAENPHEETDVQKLEDKLNSGHIEEVIVQAENELSLARKMIQWKPWEPLIEEPPSDQWRWPI; encoded by the exons ATGGCGGGGGCGCTGAGGAAG ACCACTGGACTTGTAGGATTGGCTGTAGCTGAAAACCCTCATGAG GAGACTGATGTGCAAAAACTAGAGGACAAACTGAATAGTGGTCACATAGAAGAAGTCATTGTACAG GCTGAAAATGAGCTTTCCCTGGCAAGAAAAATGATACAGTGGAAACCATGGGAGCCTCTAATTGAAGAACCTCCTTCTGACCAGTGGAGATGGccaatataa
- the NDUFA5 gene encoding NADH dehydrogenase [ubiquinone] 1 alpha subcomplex subunit 5 isoform X2 produces the protein MAGALRKRLRILYTKILGVLQNIPKDAAYRKYTEQIVNQRFNLVQMETDVQKLEDKLNSGHIEEVIVQAENELSLARKMIQWKPWEPLIEEPPSDQWRWPI, from the exons ATGGCGGGGGCGCTGAGGAAG CGCCTGCGAATACTGTACACAAAAATCCTTGGTGTCCTGCAAAACATTCCCAAAGATGCAGCATATAGGAAGTACACTGAGCAGATTGTAAATCAGCGATTTAATTTGGTGCAAATG GAGACTGATGTGCAAAAACTAGAGGACAAACTGAATAGTGGTCACATAGAAGAAGTCATTGTACAG GCTGAAAATGAGCTTTCCCTGGCAAGAAAAATGATACAGTGGAAACCATGGGAGCCTCTAATTGAAGAACCTCCTTCTGACCAGTGGAGATGGccaatataa